In the genome of Kitasatospora cineracea, one region contains:
- a CDS encoding ABC transporter permease: protein MSGGAPTATGGHDLAGTGVLYRLALRRDRIALPVWVYLGTAMVASTAFSFDKLYADEASRRTFAAGIDGNGSLRALYGPVFDGSTTGGLTAWRMGVFGAVLAALMSTLLVVRHTRAEEEDGRLELVGAGAVGRRAPLTAALAAALTANAALAALVAAALLTAGQDAAGSLAFGLSLGATGLFFAALAAVTAQLAETARAANGLAGAAVGAAFVLRAIGDSGTGTGRLGWLSPLGWSEQVRAFAANRWWVLLLPLAGAALLTALARTLVARRDLGAGLLPQRPGPAAAAPALASAAALARRLQRGPLLGWTAALAVGGAVFGGVAKGVVDLVGDNPQMAEVLARMGGQQGVLNAYLSSIATVFGMVAAVYAVQAVLRMRAEEVSGRAEPVLAGAVSRLCWAAGHLLFPLLGTALPLAAAGLTAGLAEGLALGHGTGPAVGRMLGATLVQLPAVWLTAAAALAGYALLPHRAAAGWTGFGVFVLVAWLGPILRVPQAVLDLSPFSHLPHLPGGRLDAAPLLWITALTALTAAVALAGLRRRDLG from the coding sequence GTGAGCGGCGGCGCCCCGACCGCCACCGGCGGCCACGACCTCGCCGGCACCGGCGTCCTCTACCGCCTCGCCCTGCGCCGCGACCGGATCGCCCTCCCGGTGTGGGTGTACCTCGGCACCGCCATGGTCGCCTCCACCGCCTTCTCCTTCGACAAGCTGTACGCCGACGAAGCCTCCCGACGGACCTTCGCGGCCGGCATCGACGGCAACGGCTCGCTGCGCGCCCTGTACGGCCCGGTCTTCGACGGCTCCACCACCGGCGGCCTGACCGCCTGGCGGATGGGCGTGTTCGGCGCCGTGCTGGCCGCCCTGATGTCGACCCTGCTGGTCGTCCGGCACACCCGCGCCGAGGAGGAGGACGGCCGCCTGGAACTGGTCGGCGCGGGCGCCGTCGGCCGCCGCGCCCCGCTCACCGCCGCCCTGGCCGCCGCGCTCACCGCGAACGCCGCGCTGGCCGCGCTGGTCGCCGCCGCCCTGCTGACGGCCGGTCAGGACGCCGCGGGATCGCTCGCGTTCGGCCTCTCGCTCGGCGCCACCGGCCTGTTCTTCGCCGCGCTGGCCGCCGTCACCGCCCAGCTCGCCGAGACCGCCCGGGCCGCCAACGGCCTGGCCGGCGCGGCCGTCGGCGCCGCCTTCGTGCTGCGCGCGATCGGCGACTCCGGCACCGGCACCGGCCGGCTCGGCTGGCTCTCCCCGCTCGGCTGGTCCGAGCAGGTCCGGGCGTTCGCCGCGAACCGCTGGTGGGTGCTGCTGCTCCCGCTGGCCGGCGCCGCCCTGCTCACCGCCCTGGCCCGCACCCTGGTCGCCCGCCGCGACCTGGGCGCCGGACTGCTCCCGCAGCGCCCCGGCCCGGCCGCCGCCGCCCCGGCACTGGCGAGCGCCGCCGCCCTGGCCCGCCGCCTGCAGCGCGGCCCGCTGCTCGGCTGGACGGCGGCCCTGGCAGTCGGCGGCGCGGTGTTCGGCGGCGTCGCCAAGGGCGTGGTCGACCTGGTCGGCGACAACCCGCAGATGGCCGAGGTGCTGGCCCGGATGGGCGGGCAGCAGGGCGTGCTGAACGCCTACCTGTCCAGCATCGCCACCGTGTTCGGCATGGTCGCCGCCGTGTACGCGGTCCAGGCGGTGCTGCGGATGCGCGCCGAGGAGGTCTCCGGCCGGGCCGAACCCGTCCTGGCGGGCGCCGTCTCCCGGCTGTGCTGGGCCGCCGGGCACCTGCTCTTCCCGCTGCTGGGCACCGCCCTGCCGCTGGCCGCCGCCGGCCTCACCGCGGGCCTGGCCGAGGGCCTGGCGCTCGGCCACGGCACCGGCCCGGCGGTCGGCCGGATGCTCGGCGCCACCCTCGTCCAGCTCCCCGCGGTCTGGCTGACCGCGGCCGCCGCCCTCGCCGGGTACGCCCTGCTGCCGCACCGGGCGGCCGCGGGCTGGACCGGGTTCGGCGTGTTCGTGCTGGTCGCCTGGCTCGGCCCGATCCTCCGCGTCCCGCAGGCCGTCCTCGACCTCTCCCCGTTCAGCCACCTCCCGCACCTGCCCGGCGGCCGGCTCGACGCGGCCCCGCTGCTCTGGATCACCGCGCTGACCGCCCTCACGGCGGCCGTCGCCCTGGCCGGGCTGCGCCGCCGCGACCTGGGCTGA
- a CDS encoding DUF6531 domain-containing protein has translation MSNQIVKALEHGAQKLGKTLAEDAGKALKGFYRKAGDNLKTVAKNTREIEEKHAKDLAKILKGEGKDGVPHPRSGSGGGRGSAPHNEGRGRDRVADPHKPGRPPESRCQGGEPVDMATGLMFIEQQDLALPGVLPLLFKRSYESDHQAGWWMGPRWSCTFDERLEIDAEGVVHLTPDRTAQAYPHPAPGEPVRAAVGSRLDLELAPDGGYTLTDHAGGLVKEFTRRPAGDVALLTGIRDRTGHRVDLVHDADGAPLSMAHSGGYRVLVTVDAGRITALRLAGAGEEGRDLLLARYGYTDGHLSSVYNSSGKPLRFTNDATGRITAWTDRNGTEYRYTYDGRDRVIDEGAADGTLRFHFTYGEPDPDTGLRTTTETNALGRTTTYTVNERHQITAITDPLGNTTHYERDEYDQLLSRTDPLGRTTHYERDGVGDLIAVTRPDGLQSTAAYFGDTNLPTEITRPGGQTWQQTYDESGLRTSVTEPTGATTLFRYDEHGHLAAVTDPLGHTTLVRCDPAGLPVEVTDRAGGTSRYQRDAFGRVVAVTDQLGHTTRLAWTAEGLLSSYTAADGAAESWAYDDEGNLLAHTDRLGRTTAYEYTPFETVAARTDPDGTRLAFGYDADMNLVSVTNPLGQTWTYTYDAAGRLVGEQDFHGRSVGYRLDGAGQLVARTTPTGGQVHYAYDVLGRLTAKDADGARTVYGYDLAGHLVRATGPDADVLRTVDPLGNLLTETVDGRTLTHTRDRLGRSVRRTTPGGHASDWSYDPEGRRTSLATPDGALEFRYDAAGREHERTIGERLTLASSWDTEQRLTGQILRSEHGVLQRRDYRYRADGVLTGIDDRLNGLREFEHDAADRVTAVRAGDWHESYAYDAVGNLTDADWPATGGTEAAVGARTYSGTQLTTAGRVRYEYDAAGRIVLRQVTRLSRKPDTWRYTWDTEDRLTGVTTPDGTRWRYLYDPFGRRTAKHRLAADGSTVEERTRFTWDGSVLAEQTTEAPYLPGPHTLSWDHKGLQPLAQTESLTDQDQVNRRFFAIVTDLVGTPTELVDPATDAIAWRATPTVWGHTTWPSDSTTYTPLRFPGQYFDPETRLHYNLNRYYDPETARYTSPDPLGLSPAPNPDGYVHNPHTWCDPLGLTGEEVPDLKKHLMDLGKKRVAKVGEGLGEDDRAPGAYTVGRDRTTGKVYYGESGPETGHHQKVSEALPSESQREDHRPPGVCGEPRMFTNAIKDGADPKNIDLVTVNAKGKKFKMCENCGSWVPDFGGEVLTG, from the coding sequence ATGAGCAACCAGATCGTCAAAGCCCTCGAACACGGCGCGCAGAAACTCGGCAAGACCCTCGCCGAGGACGCCGGCAAGGCGCTGAAGGGCTTCTACCGCAAGGCCGGCGACAACCTGAAGACCGTCGCCAAGAACACCCGCGAGATCGAGGAGAAGCACGCCAAGGACCTCGCCAAGATCCTCAAGGGCGAAGGCAAGGACGGCGTCCCCCACCCCCGCTCGGGCAGTGGCGGCGGGCGCGGTTCCGCCCCGCACAACGAGGGCCGGGGCCGGGACCGGGTCGCGGACCCGCACAAGCCGGGCCGCCCGCCCGAGTCGCGCTGCCAGGGCGGCGAGCCGGTCGACATGGCGACCGGCCTGATGTTCATCGAGCAGCAGGACCTCGCGCTGCCCGGCGTGCTGCCGCTGCTGTTCAAGCGCTCCTACGAGTCCGACCACCAGGCCGGCTGGTGGATGGGCCCGCGCTGGTCCTGCACCTTCGACGAGCGGCTGGAGATCGACGCCGAGGGCGTCGTCCACCTCACCCCCGACCGCACCGCCCAGGCCTACCCGCACCCCGCGCCCGGCGAGCCGGTCCGGGCCGCCGTCGGCTCCCGGCTGGACCTCGAACTCGCCCCGGACGGCGGCTACACGCTGACCGACCACGCCGGCGGCCTGGTCAAGGAGTTCACCCGCCGCCCGGCCGGGGACGTCGCCCTGCTGACCGGCATCCGGGACCGGACCGGCCACCGGGTCGACCTGGTCCACGACGCCGACGGCGCGCCGCTGAGCATGGCGCACTCCGGCGGCTACCGGGTGCTGGTGACCGTCGACGCCGGCCGGATCACCGCGCTGCGCCTGGCCGGCGCGGGCGAGGAGGGCCGCGACCTGCTGCTGGCCCGGTACGGCTACACCGACGGGCACCTGAGCTCGGTCTACAACTCCTCCGGCAAGCCGCTGCGCTTCACCAACGACGCCACCGGCCGGATCACCGCCTGGACCGACCGCAACGGCACCGAGTACCGCTACACCTACGACGGCCGGGACCGGGTGATCGACGAGGGCGCCGCCGACGGCACCCTGCGCTTCCACTTCACCTACGGCGAACCGGACCCGGACACCGGCCTGCGGACCACCACCGAGACCAACGCCCTCGGCCGCACCACCACCTACACCGTCAACGAGCGCCACCAGATCACCGCGATCACCGACCCGCTCGGGAACACCACCCACTACGAGCGCGACGAGTACGACCAGCTCCTGTCGCGCACCGACCCGCTCGGCCGCACCACCCACTACGAGCGCGACGGCGTCGGCGACCTGATCGCCGTCACCCGCCCCGACGGCCTGCAGTCCACCGCCGCCTACTTCGGCGACACCAACCTGCCCACCGAGATCACCCGGCCCGGCGGCCAGACCTGGCAGCAGACCTACGACGAGAGCGGCCTGCGCACCTCGGTCACCGAACCGACCGGCGCCACCACCCTGTTCCGGTACGACGAGCACGGCCACCTGGCCGCCGTCACCGACCCGCTCGGCCACACCACCCTGGTCCGCTGCGACCCGGCCGGCCTGCCCGTCGAGGTCACCGACCGGGCCGGCGGCACCAGCCGCTACCAGCGGGACGCCTTCGGCCGGGTGGTCGCCGTCACCGACCAGCTCGGCCACACCACCCGGCTGGCCTGGACCGCCGAGGGGCTGCTGAGCTCGTACACCGCGGCCGACGGGGCCGCCGAGAGCTGGGCGTACGACGACGAGGGCAACCTGCTCGCGCACACCGACCGCCTCGGCCGGACCACCGCGTACGAGTACACCCCGTTCGAGACGGTGGCCGCCCGGACCGACCCGGACGGCACCCGGCTGGCCTTCGGCTACGACGCCGACATGAACCTGGTCTCGGTCACCAACCCGCTCGGGCAGACCTGGACCTACACCTACGACGCGGCCGGGCGGCTGGTCGGCGAGCAGGACTTCCACGGCCGGTCCGTCGGCTACCGGCTCGACGGCGCCGGGCAGTTGGTCGCCCGCACCACCCCGACCGGCGGCCAGGTCCACTACGCCTACGACGTGCTGGGCCGACTGACCGCCAAGGACGCCGACGGCGCCCGCACCGTCTACGGCTACGACCTGGCCGGGCACCTGGTCCGGGCCACCGGCCCGGACGCCGACGTGCTGCGCACCGTCGACCCGCTCGGCAACCTGCTCACCGAGACCGTCGACGGCCGCACCCTCACCCACACCCGCGACCGGCTCGGTCGCAGCGTCCGCCGCACCACCCCCGGCGGCCACGCCAGCGACTGGTCCTACGACCCGGAGGGCCGCCGGACCTCGCTGGCCACGCCGGACGGCGCCCTGGAGTTCCGCTACGACGCGGCGGGCCGGGAGCACGAGCGCACCATCGGCGAACGGCTCACCCTGGCCAGCAGCTGGGACACCGAGCAGCGGCTGACCGGCCAGATCCTCCGCTCCGAGCACGGGGTCCTGCAGCGCCGCGACTACCGCTACCGCGCCGACGGGGTGCTGACCGGCATCGACGACCGGCTCAACGGCCTGCGGGAGTTCGAGCACGACGCCGCGGACCGGGTCACCGCCGTCCGGGCCGGCGACTGGCACGAGTCCTACGCCTACGACGCGGTCGGCAACCTCACCGACGCCGACTGGCCCGCGACCGGCGGCACCGAGGCCGCCGTCGGCGCCCGCACCTACAGCGGCACCCAGCTCACCACCGCGGGCCGGGTCCGGTACGAGTACGACGCCGCGGGGCGGATCGTCCTGCGCCAGGTCACCCGGCTCTCCCGGAAACCCGACACCTGGCGCTACACCTGGGACACCGAGGACCGCCTCACCGGCGTGACCACCCCGGACGGCACCCGCTGGCGCTACCTGTACGACCCGTTCGGGCGCCGGACCGCCAAGCACCGGCTGGCCGCCGACGGAAGCACCGTCGAGGAGCGCACCCGGTTCACCTGGGACGGCTCGGTGCTCGCCGAGCAGACCACCGAGGCCCCCTACCTCCCGGGCCCGCACACCCTCAGCTGGGACCACAAGGGCCTGCAGCCGCTCGCCCAGACCGAGTCCCTCACCGACCAGGACCAGGTCAACCGCCGGTTCTTCGCCATCGTCACGGACCTGGTCGGCACCCCCACCGAACTCGTCGACCCGGCCACCGACGCCATCGCCTGGCGCGCCACCCCCACGGTCTGGGGCCACACCACCTGGCCGTCCGACAGCACCACGTACACGCCGCTGCGCTTCCCCGGCCAGTACTTCGACCCCGAGACGCGGCTGCACTACAACCTCAACCGCTACTACGACCCCGAGACCGCCCGCTACACCAGCCCCGACCCGCTCGGCCTCTCCCCCGCCCCCAACCCCGACGGCTACGTCCACAACCCGCACACCTGGTGCGACCCGCTCGGCCTCACCGGCGAGGAGGTCCCCGACCTCAAGAAGCACCTGATGGACCTGGGGAAGAAACGGGTCGCCAAGGTCGGGGAGGGCCTCGGCGAGGACGACAGGGCGCCGGGCGCCTACACGGTCGGCCGGGACCGCACCACCGGTAAGGTCTACTACGGTGAGAGCGGCCCGGAGACCGGGCACCACCAGAAGGTGTCCGAGGCGCTGCCGTCCGAATCGCAGCGGGAGGACCACCGCCCGCCCGGGGTGTGCGGCGAGCCCAGGATGTTCACCAACGCGATCAAGGACGGCGCGGATCCGAAGAACATCGACCTGGTGACCGTCAACGCCAAGGGCAAGAAGTTCAAGATGTGTGAGAACTGCGGAAGTTGGGTTCCCGACTTCGGAGGCGAGGTGCTGACCGGATGA
- a CDS encoding OsmC family protein, whose product MAFSHAHHYAVRVEWTGNLGTGTDHYRSYARAHTVSAEGLPDLLGSSDPTFHGDRTRWNPEQLLLAALAQCHMLSYLHHCAANGVVVLSYADDSAGTMRTEGNGGRFTEAVLRPRIEVAEESMREQALALHGPASRDCFIASSVNFPVHHEPVVTVHSAG is encoded by the coding sequence ATGGCCTTCTCGCACGCCCACCACTACGCGGTCCGGGTCGAGTGGACCGGCAACCTCGGCACCGGCACCGACCACTACCGCTCCTACGCCCGCGCCCACACCGTCTCGGCCGAGGGCCTGCCGGACCTCCTGGGCAGCTCCGACCCGACCTTCCACGGCGACCGCACCCGGTGGAACCCGGAGCAGCTGCTGCTGGCCGCGCTCGCCCAGTGCCACATGCTGTCCTACCTGCACCACTGCGCGGCCAACGGCGTCGTCGTCCTGTCCTACGCGGACGACTCCGCCGGCACCATGCGCACCGAGGGCAACGGCGGCCGGTTCACCGAGGCGGTGCTCCGCCCCCGGATCGAGGTCGCCGAGGAGTCGATGCGCGAGCAGGCGCTGGCCCTGCACGGCCCGGCGTCCCGGGACTGCTTCATCGCCTCCTCGGTGAACTTCCCGGTCCACCACGAGCCGGTGGTGACCGTTCACTCCGCCGGGTGA
- a CDS encoding cobyrinate a,c-diamide synthase: protein MIPRLVVAAPSSGAGKTTVATGLIAALAARGLKVSPHKVGPDYIDPGYHALAAGRPGRNLDAWMSGPERIAPLFAHGAAGADVAVVEGVMGLYDGAAGRGELASTAQVAKLLRAPVVLVVDASSQSRSVAALVHGFASWDPQVRLAGVILNKVASDRHETLLREALEEGSGVPVLGAVRRAGAVDTPSRHLGLVPAVERSAEALRAVREMGELVAASVDLDAVLALARTAPPLTDEPWDAAAEVEPVAGPRPRIALAGGAAFSFSYAENAELLAAAGAEVVPFDPLHDERLPERTAALVIGGGFPEVYVAELSANAALRKAVAELAASGAPVVGECAGLLYLGRELDGLPMCGVLDTAARMTPRLTLGYREAVALADSPLAAAGSRVRGHEFHRTATDPAAGPSPAWGWRTPAGPHTEGHLHGSVHASYLHLHWTGAPALPSRLVRHAATRAAGQPG from the coding sequence GTGATTCCCCGGCTGGTGGTGGCCGCGCCGTCCTCCGGGGCGGGCAAGACGACGGTGGCCACCGGCCTGATCGCGGCGCTGGCCGCGCGCGGGCTGAAGGTCTCCCCGCACAAGGTCGGCCCCGACTACATCGACCCCGGCTACCACGCGCTGGCCGCCGGGCGCCCGGGCCGCAACCTGGACGCCTGGATGAGCGGCCCGGAGCGGATCGCCCCGCTGTTCGCGCACGGCGCGGCCGGGGCGGACGTCGCCGTGGTCGAGGGCGTGATGGGCCTGTACGACGGGGCGGCCGGGCGGGGCGAGCTGGCGTCGACGGCGCAGGTGGCGAAGCTGCTGCGGGCGCCGGTGGTGCTGGTGGTGGACGCCTCCTCGCAGTCCCGGTCGGTGGCCGCGCTGGTGCACGGCTTCGCGTCCTGGGACCCGCAGGTCCGGCTGGCCGGGGTGATCCTGAACAAGGTCGCCTCGGACCGGCACGAGACGCTGCTGCGCGAGGCCCTGGAGGAGGGCTCGGGCGTGCCGGTGCTGGGCGCGGTGCGCCGGGCCGGGGCGGTCGACACGCCGTCCCGGCACCTGGGCCTGGTCCCGGCCGTCGAACGCTCCGCGGAGGCGCTGCGGGCGGTCCGCGAGATGGGCGAACTCGTCGCCGCCTCCGTCGACCTGGACGCGGTGCTGGCGCTGGCCCGGACCGCCCCGCCGCTGACCGACGAGCCCTGGGACGCGGCGGCGGAGGTCGAGCCGGTGGCCGGACCCCGGCCGCGGATCGCGCTGGCGGGCGGCGCGGCGTTCTCCTTCTCGTACGCGGAGAACGCCGAACTGCTGGCCGCCGCCGGGGCCGAGGTGGTGCCGTTCGACCCGCTGCACGACGAGCGACTGCCGGAGCGGACGGCGGCGCTGGTGATCGGCGGCGGCTTCCCCGAGGTGTACGTCGCCGAGCTGAGCGCCAACGCGGCACTGCGGAAGGCGGTCGCCGAACTGGCCGCGAGCGGGGCGCCGGTGGTCGGCGAGTGCGCCGGACTGCTGTACCTGGGGCGGGAGTTGGACGGCCTGCCGATGTGCGGGGTGCTGGACACCGCGGCCCGGATGACGCCCCGGCTGACCCTCGGCTACCGGGAGGCGGTGGCGCTCGCCGACTCCCCGCTCGCCGCGGCGGGCTCCCGGGTGCGCGGCCACGAGTTCCACCGCACCGCCACCGACCCGGCCGCCGGCCCGTCCCCCGCCTGGGGCTGGCGGACCCCCGCCGGGCCGCACACCGAGGGCCACCTGCACGGCTCGGTGCACGCCTCCTACCTGCACCTGCACTGGACGGGCGCGCCCGCGCTGCCGTCCCGGCTGGTCCGGCACGCCGCCACCCGGGCGGCCGGGCAGCCGGGCTGA
- a CDS encoding WXG100 family type VII secretion target produces the protein MAIELPGEVVDFLSVIGINWPTVNEDKVREFAGHVREFADNVDASHQQSTATIQQLGQAYEGASYEALLTKWASVSDSHLNELVQACHVVATALDVAADVIVAMKVETIGELIALAAAFIADQAAAVATLGAAEAAVILIEEAAKRLINYLEQQLEQYIIGQVIEAAIGPLVDTVANAVSGMVFQAAESALGASGGGGGGTGFRIDPDALDEHARMMHDHAETVAGHAQAFQSKLAGVSFE, from the coding sequence ATGGCGATCGAACTGCCCGGTGAGGTGGTGGACTTCCTGTCCGTCATCGGAATCAACTGGCCGACGGTGAACGAGGACAAGGTCCGTGAGTTCGCGGGCCACGTGCGGGAGTTCGCGGACAACGTGGACGCCTCGCACCAGCAGTCGACGGCGACGATCCAGCAGCTGGGACAGGCCTACGAGGGCGCCTCCTACGAGGCGCTGCTGACCAAGTGGGCCTCGGTCTCCGACAGCCACCTGAACGAGCTGGTGCAGGCGTGCCACGTGGTGGCGACCGCGCTGGACGTGGCCGCCGACGTGATCGTGGCGATGAAGGTCGAGACGATCGGCGAGCTGATCGCGCTGGCCGCGGCGTTCATCGCCGACCAGGCCGCGGCGGTGGCGACGCTGGGCGCGGCGGAGGCGGCGGTGATCCTCATCGAGGAGGCCGCCAAGCGCCTGATCAACTACCTCGAACAGCAGTTGGAGCAGTACATCATCGGCCAGGTGATCGAGGCCGCGATCGGCCCGCTGGTGGACACCGTGGCGAACGCGGTGTCGGGGATGGTGTTCCAGGCCGCCGAGTCCGCCCTCGGCGCCTCCGGCGGCGGGGGCGGGGGGACGGGTTTCCGGATCGATCCGGACGCGCTGGACGAGCACGCGCGGATGATGCACGACCACGCCGAGACCGTCGCCGGGCACGCCCAGGCGTTCCAGTCCAAGCTCGCCGGGGTGAGCTTCGAATGA
- a CDS encoding SUKH-3 domain-containing protein — MTGNDEREGLPALRETLGGAARIEVHPLDVADACRQYVEDGYEVTDLLREFLAAWGELTVTWQFRERDVVLTTAVGPTLEAAHATPRNLGIFGRRLGRRVALVGTVFDTEEAVLLTEDGDVLLAGDVGFQRVANGFAEALRRLVAADYDRTFFWPDPPAPAAGQAPSDLG; from the coding sequence ATGACCGGCAACGACGAGCGCGAGGGCCTCCCGGCCCTCCGGGAGACACTGGGCGGCGCGGCCCGGATCGAGGTGCACCCGCTCGACGTCGCGGACGCCTGCCGGCAGTACGTCGAGGACGGCTACGAAGTCACCGACCTGCTGCGGGAGTTCCTCGCCGCCTGGGGGGAGCTCACGGTGACCTGGCAGTTCCGGGAGCGGGACGTGGTGCTCACCACCGCGGTCGGGCCGACCCTGGAGGCCGCCCACGCCACGCCGCGCAACCTGGGGATCTTCGGCCGGCGGCTGGGCCGGCGGGTCGCCCTGGTCGGCACCGTGTTCGACACCGAGGAGGCCGTCCTGCTCACCGAGGACGGGGACGTCCTGCTGGCCGGCGACGTCGGCTTCCAGCGGGTCGCCAACGGCTTCGCGGAGGCGCTCCGGCGGCTGGTCGCCGCCGACTACGACCGGACGTTCTTCTGGCCCGACCCGCCGGCGCCCGCCGCCGGCCAGGCCCCGTCCGACCTGGGCTGA
- a CDS encoding DUF4190 domain-containing protein: protein MPLDQEGTGKDGPDAPPALSLEKRGTPAGPTGPTGPAEPADSVADAEQPAPAVSFAKPAADADADADADADAGVDTGVDAEPAGPVADAAPAPAPAPAPTAVEPAVPANPWAPPVPGAPVPAAAAASAANPWAPPAPGAPVPGPVPGPVPGPAAAGGAAVGNPWAPAPGGQQPWGSGALPPGAFPPGAVPYGMPGHPAFPQRQLYTNGLAIASLVVSFLCFVGAAGIVMGAIALRQIKRTGERGRGLAIAGIVIGSLWLAVFVAGVVGNAFSVDTGEDGSSGFTSSRYGGSPVLPAASPLRLEVGECFDLVGTLVARKVDCSKPHKGEVFWTGIPVETGDYPLPSVLEAEAKKGCKDHVDQYVMDTWTLGDSLDYRYLYPDRNSWDAVSGRRLVCFFTGSGQLTGSLRKDQTNLTYDQLHLLLATDQFDRAWSEGPGTDLDVQDDPAGFRTWAGQLAAAADRQAATLSGARWTTADRATVDRLVAESKVAAQHFRAAANAPDDATTERELTAGYKHLGDDLILDLRRQLGLTTQDEESGKHPSNQAV, encoded by the coding sequence ATGCCGCTCGACCAGGAGGGCACGGGGAAGGACGGCCCGGACGCCCCGCCCGCCCTCTCGCTGGAGAAGCGCGGAACACCCGCCGGGCCGACCGGGCCGACCGGGCCCGCCGAGCCCGCCGACTCCGTCGCGGACGCCGAACAGCCCGCCCCGGCGGTCTCGTTCGCGAAGCCTGCCGCAGACGCGGATGCGGATGCGGATGCAGATGCAGACGCGGGCGTGGACACGGGCGTGGACGCGGAGCCGGCCGGGCCCGTTGCGGACGCCGCTCCCGCTCCCGCTCCCGCCCCTGCTCCGACGGCCGTCGAGCCCGCCGTCCCCGCCAACCCGTGGGCGCCCCCCGTCCCCGGCGCCCCGGTTCCCGCCGCGGCGGCCGCTTCCGCCGCCAACCCGTGGGCACCCCCCGCCCCCGGCGCGCCGGTCCCCGGCCCCGTGCCCGGCCCCGTGCCCGGCCCGGCGGCGGCCGGTGGTGCGGCCGTCGGCAACCCGTGGGCCCCGGCGCCCGGTGGCCAGCAGCCGTGGGGGAGCGGCGCGTTGCCGCCGGGGGCGTTCCCGCCGGGGGCGGTGCCGTACGGGATGCCCGGTCATCCGGCTTTCCCGCAGCGGCAGTTGTACACCAACGGGCTGGCGATCGCCTCGCTGGTGGTGAGCTTCCTGTGCTTCGTCGGCGCGGCCGGCATCGTCATGGGCGCGATCGCGCTGCGCCAGATCAAGCGGACCGGTGAGCGCGGCCGGGGCCTGGCGATCGCGGGGATCGTGATCGGTTCGCTCTGGCTGGCGGTCTTCGTGGCGGGGGTGGTCGGCAACGCCTTCTCCGTCGACACCGGCGAGGACGGCTCCTCGGGCTTCACGTCGTCCCGGTACGGCGGCAGCCCGGTCCTGCCGGCGGCCTCTCCGCTGCGGCTGGAGGTCGGCGAGTGCTTCGACCTGGTGGGAACGCTGGTCGCCAGGAAGGTGGACTGCTCGAAGCCGCACAAGGGCGAGGTCTTCTGGACCGGGATCCCGGTGGAGACGGGCGACTACCCGCTGCCCAGCGTGCTGGAGGCCGAGGCGAAGAAGGGCTGCAAGGACCACGTCGACCAGTACGTGATGGACACCTGGACGCTCGGCGACTCGCTGGACTACCGCTACCTGTACCCCGACCGGAACAGCTGGGACGCGGTCTCCGGCCGCCGGCTGGTCTGCTTCTTCACCGGCAGCGGGCAGCTCACCGGTTCGCTGCGCAAGGACCAGACCAACCTGACCTACGACCAGCTGCACCTGCTGCTGGCCACCGACCAGTTCGACCGGGCCTGGAGCGAGGGCCCGGGCACGGACCTCGACGTCCAGGACGACCCGGCGGGTTTCCGCACCTGGGCCGGGCAGCTGGCCGCCGCGGCCGACCGGCAGGCCGCCACGCTGTCCGGTGCCCGGTGGACCACCGCCGACCGGGCGACCGTCGACCGGCTGGTGGCCGAGTCCAAGGTGGCCGCCCAGCACTTCCGGGCCGCCGCGAACGCCCCGGACGACGCCACCACCGAGCGCGAACTGACCGCCGGCTACAAGCACCTGGGCGACGACCTGATCCTCGACCTGCGCCGCCAGCTCGGCCTGACCACCCAGGACGAGGAGTCGGGCAAGCACCCCTCGAACCAGGCGGTCTGA
- a CDS encoding GntR family transcriptional regulator, with product MQTESTRTRLRELILDGHYPPGARLGEVEVAGALGVSRTPVREAFRALASDGLLAPAGRGVRVVRLDGAELAHVYRVRAALEALTAELAAERQRAGRLAPAELADLAALADRTHRATADGEFTAAVRLNRAFHRRVAELAANPVALHSLDRLWDQIQVSTRRTLGPPGRTALVDAQHRDLLAAVTAGDPDAAAAAARRHVLDTCAADRPAASDETE from the coding sequence GTGCAGACCGAGAGCACCCGCACGCGACTGCGGGAACTGATCCTGGACGGCCACTACCCGCCGGGGGCCCGGCTGGGCGAGGTGGAGGTCGCCGGGGCCCTGGGGGTCAGCCGGACGCCGGTGCGGGAGGCGTTCCGGGCGCTGGCCTCGGACGGGCTGCTGGCGCCCGCCGGGCGGGGTGTGCGGGTGGTGCGGCTGGACGGCGCGGAGCTGGCGCACGTCTACCGGGTGCGGGCCGCGCTCGAGGCGCTGACGGCGGAGCTGGCCGCCGAGCGGCAGCGGGCCGGGCGGCTGGCGCCGGCCGAGCTGGCCGATCTGGCCGCGCTCGCCGACCGCACCCACCGGGCCACCGCGGACGGGGAGTTCACCGCCGCGGTCCGGCTGAACCGGGCCTTCCACCGGCGGGTCGCCGAACTGGCCGCCAACCCGGTGGCGCTGCACAGCCTGGACCGGCTGTGGGACCAGATCCAGGTCTCCACCCGGCGCACCCTCGGCCCGCCCGGGCGCACCGCCCTGGTCGACGCCCAGCACCGCGACCTGCTCGCCGCGGTCACCGCCGGGGACCCGGACGCCGCCGCGGCGGCCGCCCGGCGGCACGTCCTGGACACCTGCGCGGCCGACCGACCGGCCGCGTCCGACGAAACGGAGTGA